A single window of Montipora capricornis isolate CH-2021 chromosome 14, ASM3666992v2, whole genome shotgun sequence DNA harbors:
- the LOC138032699 gene encoding myogenic factor 5-like — MDDTSDKRPGGSKRYHLRPVSRESRSKLALLAACDEDEEDICSECFSDSTRIRRYPHLRSARDCATVRERNRMHKLNRAFEELRKVIPKASYSGEEKLSKIATLRLAIHYISVLSNMLEQNSSEEKDGDVCLEPTNKKQRLSDDEQDTASNSSGNEFGSDYSPEGIFFNESFWCGALEEFVVTNWDEQMLNDALGAYSIT, encoded by the exons ATGGACGACACTTCGGACAAACGGCCGGGTGGTTCCAAAAGATACCATCTTCGGCCTGTTTCGCGTGAATCGCGCAGCAAATTGGCCTTGCTTGCAGCATGCGATGAGGATGAGGAAGATATATGTAGTGAATGTTTTAGCGACTCCACACGAATTAGAAGGTACCCCCATCTAAGGTCAGCGAGGGATTGTGCTACCGTGAGGGAACGAAACCGCATGCACAAGTTAAACAGAGCTTTCGAGGAATTAAGAAAAGTTATACCCAAGGCGAGCTACAGTGGGGAGGAAAAATTGTCGAAAATCGCTACATTAAGACTTGCTATTCATTACATCTCGGTGCTATCAAACATGTTAGAACAGAATTCCTCCGAGGAAAAAGATGGAGACGTTTGTCTAGAGCCAACGAACAAAAAACAACGTTTGAGCGATGATGAACAAGATACGGCATCCAACTCTAGCGGGAATGAATTTGGTTCAGATTATTCGCCAGAAGGAATCTTCTTCAATGAAA GTTTTTGGTGTGGAGCACTTGAGGAGTTTGTGGTCACAAACTGGGACGAACAGATGCTAAATGACGCCCTGGGAGCTTACTCGATCACGTAG